In the genome of Cryptomeria japonica chromosome 8, Sugi_1.0, whole genome shotgun sequence, one region contains:
- the LOC131857653 gene encoding uncharacterized mitochondrial protein AtMg00310-like, whose amino-acid sequence MILGKGKLNEAKEIKRILHSYGLASEEKVNGEKSEIFIFNMIAQEESRIASFLGYIIGQLPFTYLGMPLDKGIETNKLYDPLNEKVRKRLSSWKGLWLTGAERLTLIKTVLAAMPIYLLSCIPLSKGAHKKLTQAIRIFYWQGTEDRNKLKLIAWDKICRERCDGGTGIRKNLWKNKALRAKLVWRLYTSSKAEWARILKNKYLTSNHREAVFRDMKPPKGSRIWNFIKECRTLISNFLSRNICDGKSALFWEVSWGDILR is encoded by the coding sequence ATGATTCTGGGGAAAGGTAAGTTGAATGAAGCCAAGGAAATAAAGAGAATATTACACTCTTATGGGCTGGCATCCGAGGAAAAGGTCAATGGGGAAAAATCTGAAATATTCATTTTTAACATGATAGCACAGGAAGAATCTAGAATTGCATCATTTTTAGGTTACATAATTGGTCAATTACCATTTACATATCTAGGGATGCCTTTGGACAAAGGCATCGAGACTAATAAACTCTACGATCCCTTGAATGAGAAGGTTAGGAAAAGGCTATCTTCCTGGAAAGGCTTATGGCTGACTGGGGCAGAAAGATTAACACTTATTAAGACAGTCTTGGCGGCGATGCCCATCTACCTACTTTCATGTATCCCACTTTCGAAAGGAGCCCATAAGAAATTGACTCAAGCAATCAGAATTTTCTATTGGCAAGGCACAGAGGACAGGAACAAACTTAAATTGATAGCATGGGACAAAATATGTCGAGAGAGATGTGATGGGGGTACAGGGATTAGGAAAAATCTTTGGAAAAATAAAGCCTTAAGGGCAAAACTGGTATGGAGATTATACACCTCCTCAAAAGCCGAGTGGGCCAGAATCCTTAAGAACAAGTATCTTACAAGTAATCATAGGGAGGCAGTATTCAGGGATATGAAACCACCCAAGGGTTCGAGAATTTGGAATTTCATAAAGGAATGTCGCACACTCATATCCAACTTCTTGTCTCGAAACATTTGTGATGGCAAATCTGCTTTGTTCTGGGAAGTCTCATGGGGGGACATCCTCCGATAG
- the LOC131061548 gene encoding uncharacterized protein LOC131061548: MVDSIGALGGLAIMWKRNSITFTCCTRMQNRLPSKVRSLSLNLEFIILDVYGPIPIDKKRVVWQEIEHFLRNQDAKNIIIGGDFNTILHTTDKSGGIRSIKQPYRDFANWISENNLLEIKTELGLHTWNNKRKGFCNIVQTLDRFFFKGDMSDFNSELKAIVLPWSGSDHCPVLLELLGEAKTFGCPFKFELMWFKYEDFLPNIQKWWNEGVFVGSKLYCLVSKLKDNKHKLLDWNKMKFKNIFEEKIRIEKELELVNNDVIQHGMTQTTYEAEKKLLCEYEDILAKEEIFWKQKTRETWLEDGDRNTKFFHNSVKRKRERNKII, from the coding sequence ATGGTGGACTCTATAGGGGCTTTGGGTGGGTTGGCAATAATGTGGAAAAGGAATTCAATCACTTTCACATGCTGCACCAGAATGCAGAATCGGTTGCCTAGCAAAGTAAGATCTCTCAGCTTAAACCTTGAATTTATCATCCTGGATGTCTATGGCCCAATCCCAATAGACAAGAAAAGGGTAGTTTGGCAAGAAATAGAGCACTTCCTAAGAAATCAGGATGCTAAGAACATCATcataggaggtgattttaataccATTCTACACACAACAGACAAAAGTGGGGGGATAAGGTCCATCAAACAGCCATATAGAGACTTTGCTAATTGGATAAGTGAAAACAATCTCTTGGAAATCAAGACTGAGTTGGGcttgcatacatggaataacaaAAGAAAAGGATTCTGCAACATTGTTCAAACTCTAGACAGATTTTTTTTCAAAGGAGACATGTCTGACTTTAACTCCGAGTTAAAAGCCATTGTATTACCATGGTCAGGCTCTGACCACTGCCCAGTGCTATTGGAGTTATTAGGGGAAGCAAAGACATTTGGGTGCCCATTCAAGTTTGAACTGATGTGGTTCAAATATGAAGATTTTCTCCCTAATATCCAGAAATGGTGGAATGAAGGTGTCTTTGTTGGATCCAAATTGTACTGTCTGGTCTCAAAGCTGAAAGACAATAAACATAAACTACTAGATTGGAACAAAATGAAATTCAAAAACATCTTCGAGGAGAAGATAAGAATTGAAAAGGAACTGGAACTTGTGAATAATGATGTTATACAACATGGGATGACCCAAACAACATATGAGGCAGAGAAAAAGCTTTTATGTGAGTATGAGGATATTTTGGCAAAGGAAGAGATATTCTGGAAACAAAAAACTAGAGAAACTTGGCTAGAGGATGGAGACAGAAATACCAAATTTTTCCACAATAGTGTCAAACGGAAAAGGGAAAGAAACAAAATTATTTAG